In Sphingobacterium zeae, one genomic interval encodes:
- a CDS encoding GyrI-like domain-containing protein, whose product MKNKTIPSFSIIGLAVRTSNQDGQSAKDIPELWARFFKEDVLNRIPNKISSELYCIYTEYERDHTLPYTTLLGCKVRSLEEVPEDMDGLQIAENQYQQFTAEGNLEDGIVHQTWQEIWNSDLSRTYTADFESYGEKAQDPANAKVDIFIGIY is encoded by the coding sequence ATGAAAAATAAGACAATTCCTTCATTCAGTATAATTGGACTAGCTGTTCGGACAAGCAATCAAGATGGACAATCAGCTAAGGACATTCCCGAACTTTGGGCCCGCTTTTTTAAAGAAGATGTATTAAACCGTATTCCCAACAAGATATCCAGCGAACTCTATTGTATTTATACAGAATATGAAAGAGATCATACCTTGCCTTATACAACGTTACTGGGCTGCAAAGTAAGAAGTCTTGAAGAAGTGCCGGAAGACATGGACGGTCTTCAGATCGCTGAAAATCAATACCAGCAATTTACGGCAGAAGGAAATCTGGAAGATGGCATTGTCCATCAAACTTGGCAAGAGATCTGGAATTCTGATTTATCAAGAACCTATACAGCAGATTTCGAAAGCTACGGAGAAAAAGCACAGGATCCAGCAAATGCAAAAGTAGATATTTTCATCGGTATCTATTAG
- a CDS encoding RtcB family protein, with protein MENKRINGNDLIALGFKENHTLGVALKINSKRHGYTREEMLEKFRSVLEDPMSYSEDAVFGILSSAMLGQDAVDKSLIVLNETPVDYAIYGASEIETGAKAQMNVAMKLPVAVAGALMPDAHQGYGLPIGGVLATSNAVIPYGVGVDIGCRMALSIFDLPASFLEENVMLLKDVILRNSKFGAGNGYLRHERVDHGVLDNKLFTENSLLSSLKDKAWTQLGSSGGGNHFVEFGVVEFEEKDEVLNIERGTYLGLLTHSGSRGMGATIAAHYTKLAKSLCKLPYQAENLAYLDLDTHEGQEYWLAMNLAGDYASACHEVIHEKITVALGAELLAKVENHHNFAWKETWNGQEVIVHRKGATPAAKGVMGIIPGSMATPGFLVRGKGESNAIQSASHGAGRLMSRTQAIKTFSAHDLKEMLTDKGITLLGAGMDEAPMAYKDIHAVMASQKDLVDVVAKFSPKIVRMADDGSREE; from the coding sequence ATGGAAAATAAAAGAATAAATGGCAATGATTTAATTGCATTAGGATTTAAAGAAAATCATACGTTGGGTGTTGCGTTGAAAATCAACAGTAAAAGACACGGTTATACACGCGAAGAAATGTTGGAAAAGTTTAGATCTGTCTTGGAAGACCCGATGAGCTATTCAGAAGATGCTGTGTTTGGTATCTTGTCCAGTGCTATGCTCGGACAAGACGCCGTTGATAAGTCATTAATCGTGTTGAATGAAACACCAGTAGATTATGCGATCTATGGCGCTTCTGAAATCGAAACCGGGGCGAAAGCACAAATGAATGTTGCCATGAAATTACCTGTTGCCGTTGCCGGTGCATTAATGCCTGACGCACATCAAGGCTACGGATTACCAATCGGAGGCGTATTAGCGACAAGTAATGCGGTAATCCCTTATGGAGTTGGTGTAGATATTGGATGTCGTATGGCGTTGTCCATCTTCGATTTACCGGCCTCATTTCTGGAAGAAAATGTAATGTTGCTCAAAGATGTTATTCTGCGTAATAGTAAGTTTGGTGCTGGCAATGGATATTTGAGACACGAACGTGTAGATCACGGGGTACTAGATAACAAATTGTTTACCGAGAATAGCTTGCTTTCGTCCTTAAAGGATAAAGCCTGGACACAATTGGGATCTTCGGGTGGTGGAAATCACTTTGTGGAATTTGGTGTCGTCGAATTTGAGGAGAAAGATGAGGTTTTAAATATTGAACGCGGAACTTATTTGGGCTTATTAACACATTCAGGTTCAAGAGGAATGGGCGCTACCATTGCGGCACATTATACCAAGTTGGCTAAATCCTTGTGTAAGTTGCCTTACCAGGCTGAAAATCTGGCCTATTTAGACTTAGATACTCATGAAGGGCAAGAATATTGGCTAGCGATGAATCTCGCCGGCGACTATGCGTCAGCTTGCCATGAAGTGATCCATGAAAAGATTACGGTGGCTTTAGGGGCCGAATTGTTGGCGAAGGTTGAAAATCACCACAATTTTGCATGGAAGGAAACGTGGAATGGTCAAGAGGTTATTGTCCATCGAAAAGGTGCTACGCCAGCTGCAAAAGGGGTTATGGGGATTATTCCAGGCTCCATGGCTACACCAGGATTTTTGGTTCGTGGAAAAGGGGAGTCGAATGCGATACAATCGGCATCTCATGGGGCAGGTCGACTGATGAGCCGTACACAAGCAATCAAAACGTTCTCTGCACATGACCTCAAAGAGATGCTTACTGATAAAGGTATTACGCTGCTTGGAGCCGGCATGGATGAAGCGCCAATGGCCTATAAAGACATTCATGCCGTGATGGCTTCGCAAAAGGATCTCGTTGATGTCGTAGCTAAGTTTTCTCCAAAGATTGTACGCATGGCAGACGATGGAAGCCGAGAAGAATAA
- a CDS encoding chloride channel protein, translated as MQRNTAYRKKVVRYSYLKLIGSSVFVSIICCLLAYSLKHSTGYVQEELFERVSSWNPKLFIILPSIGITAIYFLRKHAFKNRKNKGIKEIYTTLETRKDHLPFFKIPSHYINGFLTVIFGGSTGVEVSTVVSTATVGNQAYKRLHAAWAYKTELICAGVIAGVTLLFGSALGGFLFAFEVIARKYNKTLLISGITSMAVAYVFVYYVDASPLFIVEAKAWQWQTVPFVILLGLIGGILALYFTKIVIYAKSYFAGIKSNFIRVNLGAITVGIFIFFLPALYGDSYHGLGEILKGSLHDSVNLSYFLPLILLILLKPLVASLTLGAGGDGGVFAPSIVTGALLGVLFAQLCNRYLGTQLIVINFALFGAAAMLSAAIHAPFTAIFIIASLVPSGYLLLVPLLISSSIAKVLAKKLYPYNVYTYKEVATVKPI; from the coding sequence ATGCAAAGGAATACGGCATATAGAAAAAAAGTTGTTCGATATAGCTATTTAAAATTAATTGGAAGTTCAGTATTTGTCAGTATCATTTGTTGCTTATTGGCATACAGTCTCAAGCACAGCACAGGTTATGTACAGGAAGAGTTGTTTGAAAGAGTATCTTCCTGGAATCCTAAACTGTTTATTATTCTACCCAGCATAGGTATTACAGCTATTTACTTCTTACGAAAGCATGCTTTTAAAAATAGAAAAAACAAAGGGATAAAAGAAATCTATACAACTTTGGAAACAAGAAAAGACCATTTGCCTTTTTTTAAAATTCCATCTCACTACATTAACGGTTTTCTGACCGTCATTTTCGGTGGATCGACGGGCGTTGAGGTCTCTACCGTTGTTTCTACCGCGACAGTAGGGAACCAGGCATATAAACGATTACATGCCGCTTGGGCCTATAAAACCGAACTGATCTGCGCCGGTGTAATCGCCGGAGTGACGCTCTTGTTTGGAAGCGCCCTAGGTGGCTTTCTATTTGCTTTTGAAGTCATTGCACGGAAATATAATAAGACTTTGCTCATTAGCGGAATCACTTCCATGGCGGTGGCATATGTATTTGTTTATTACGTTGACGCCAGTCCATTATTTATAGTTGAGGCAAAGGCATGGCAGTGGCAGACAGTCCCCTTTGTCATCCTTTTAGGATTGATTGGCGGGATTTTAGCTTTATATTTTACGAAGATTGTTATTTACGCAAAATCCTATTTTGCAGGTATAAAAAGTAACTTTATACGGGTCAATTTAGGGGCCATCACCGTAGGAATATTTATCTTTTTCCTACCAGCACTTTATGGCGATAGTTATCACGGACTTGGTGAGATTCTAAAAGGCAGTCTCCATGACTCCGTAAATTTGAGCTACTTTCTTCCATTGATTCTGCTTATTCTTCTAAAACCACTAGTAGCATCTTTGACCCTTGGCGCGGGTGGCGATGGTGGTGTTTTTGCGCCAAGCATAGTAACAGGAGCTTTATTAGGCGTTTTGTTTGCGCAGCTTTGCAATCGTTACCTCGGAACACAGTTAATCGTCATTAATTTTGCTCTTTTTGGTGCCGCGGCAATGCTTTCTGCAGCCATACACGCACCTTTTACCGCTATTTTTATTATTGCAAGCCTCGTTCCTTCAGGATATCTATTATTAGTGCCACTACTTATCAGTAGTTCTATAGCAAAAGTATTAGCAAAAAAACTATATCCATATAACGTATACACCTACAAAGAAGTTGCGACGGTCAAACCGATTTAA
- a CDS encoding slipin family protein yields MKRVQLTTDEIGLVVKNNAVIRVLKSGNYWLGFGEKLEKYTTTHPFPSGRNVDVLLQLIGFRELVDIVEVGDTEICLVFLNGNFEKTLASGRHVFWKELRERRFQLEDITEIEIPTSVNRQLLEKQSLSYYVRQYKIEPNEKALLFVDGVFVDILKSGTYCWWKNAKTIAISKADMRVLTLEVVGQEILSKDKAQIRINFTLQYQIVDIVKALLDNKEYEKQLYSLMQLTLRSYIGQMTLDELMERKTEIQGYVLENTLPQVAGLGITLLTCGVKDVILPGDVRDIMNQVLIAEKRAQANSIMRREETASTRSLLNTAKLMEENSMLFKLKEMEYVEKIAEKINTISVSGNGQIVDQIKQLFVK; encoded by the coding sequence ATGAAAAGAGTACAGCTAACTACAGACGAAATCGGATTGGTTGTTAAGAACAATGCGGTGATCCGTGTTTTGAAATCCGGTAACTACTGGTTGGGATTTGGTGAAAAACTGGAGAAGTACACGACGACTCATCCATTTCCTTCCGGTCGCAATGTCGATGTACTGTTGCAGTTGATAGGTTTTCGCGAATTGGTCGATATCGTTGAAGTGGGTGATACGGAAATCTGTCTTGTTTTTTTGAATGGTAATTTTGAAAAGACGTTAGCGTCTGGCAGACATGTTTTTTGGAAGGAATTGCGCGAACGCAGATTTCAATTGGAAGACATTACGGAGATTGAGATCCCTACATCTGTTAATCGTCAATTGCTGGAGAAGCAAAGCTTAAGCTATTATGTACGTCAATATAAGATTGAACCAAATGAGAAAGCGCTGCTTTTTGTAGACGGTGTGTTTGTGGATATTTTGAAGTCTGGAACGTATTGTTGGTGGAAGAATGCGAAAACCATAGCAATTTCAAAAGCTGATATGAGAGTCTTGACGTTGGAGGTGGTAGGACAGGAGATCTTGTCCAAAGATAAGGCACAGATCAGAATCAATTTCACGCTACAATATCAGATTGTGGATATTGTTAAAGCGCTATTGGATAATAAAGAATATGAAAAGCAATTGTATTCGTTGATGCAGTTGACCTTACGGTCCTATATTGGCCAGATGACTTTGGACGAGTTGATGGAGCGAAAGACTGAAATACAAGGCTATGTCTTAGAAAACACATTGCCACAAGTCGCGGGCTTGGGTATAACACTGTTGACCTGCGGCGTTAAAGATGTTATTTTACCAGGAGATGTGCGGGACATCATGAACCAGGTGTTGATTGCAGAGAAGAGGGCACAGGCAAATAGCATCATGCGTCGTGAAGAGACTGCTTCGACACGGAGTTTGTTGAATACAGCAAAGCTGATGGAAGAAAATAGTATGTTGTTTAAATTGAAGGAAATGGAATATGTCGAAAAGATTGCTGAAAAGATCAATACGATTTCGGTTTCCGGAAATGGACAAATTGTTGACCAAATCAAGCAATTGTTTGTGAAATAA
- a CDS encoding DUF4256 domain-containing protein: MRLLTNYVTIPKNCGASTRWKKSAGEPDIVIIDPETKVYAYVDCAEESPKGRRSLCFDQKALNDRKENKPVGSALEEAKKMGTELLSEEQYRQLQMFGEFDLKTSSWIQTPEAIRKLGGALFCDRRYNRVFTYHNGAISYYAARGFRTILFL; this comes from the coding sequence GCCTCCACCAGATGGAAAAAGAGTGCCGGTGAGCCTGATATCGTTATTATTGATCCAGAAACAAAGGTATATGCCTACGTAGACTGTGCGGAGGAAAGCCCCAAAGGAAGGAGAAGTCTTTGTTTTGACCAAAAGGCCCTAAATGATAGAAAAGAAAACAAGCCTGTTGGAAGTGCATTGGAAGAGGCTAAAAAGATGGGGACTGAGCTCCTTTCTGAAGAACAGTATCGTCAGCTACAGATGTTCGGTGAATTTGATTTGAAAACTTCTAGCTGGATACAAACGCCAGAAGCTATCCGCAAACTTGGTGGCGCTTTATTCTGTGATCGACGCTACAACCGAGTTTTCACGTATCATAATGGAGCCATCTCCTATTACGCAGCACGCGGTTTTCGCACCATACTTTTTCTTTAA